The genomic interval CCCGATCCCAAAGCCGGCTCATTTATTCAGGGAGCCTTCCGCGGCAACGGCGCATTTGTCGGCCTTCCGGTTATTGCATATTCCCTCGGCAGCATCGACGCCTCCGCAGAACTGCTCGGCACGGTTGTCCTCGCCCCTGTTGTAATTGTGTTCAATGTACTGGCAGTCACCGTTCTTCTCCGTTACGGGAAAGAAAAACACACCGCCGGCGATTCCCTGACGACGTTCCTCCTGCAGATGGTCAGGAATCCCCTGATCATGTCCTGTGTGACCGGCATTACCCTCAACCTGCTCGACCTCCACCTGCCTCTCTTTCTGAACCGCTCACTCGAAGCCCTCGGCCGCGCCGCACTCCCCATGATTCTTATGAGCATAGGCGCAAGCCTCGCCGTCGAAAAACTGAAAGGCGCCGCCTCGCCGTCACTGATTTCCTCCCTCATCAAGGTCGTTGTCGCCCCGGCAATCGGATTTCTGCTTGCCGGATTTTTCGACCTTACCACCACCGAGAAAATGATCGCGATTTTCTATCTCGGATGCCCCACTGCCGGTATGTCCTATGTCATGGCCGAAGTGATGGGAACCGACGCCACACTCGCCGCCCGCATTATAGCGCTTAGCACCCTGCTTGCAGCCATCACCCTACCCGTTATAATCGCCATCGGACTATGATTTATTTTGAAAACATCACCTTAGCAGTGCCCGGAAAAACCCTGCTGAAGGAAACCGGCCTGCGACTGGCTTCCGGCGATAAAGCCGTTGTACGAGGCCCCTCCGGATGCGGCAAAAGCTCCCTGCTGAAATCAGCAGCCGGAGCACTTCCGATTACCGGTAAAATCCGCATCGACAACATCGAATTAAATGCCCGAACCACCGCAGAAATCAGAAGCCGCATCAGCTTCATCGGCCAGGAACCGGTCCTCGGCGCCGAAAAAGTCCGTGATGCCCTGCTTCTACCCTTTTCGTACAAAATTCACCGGAACAAACTCCCTTCAGACAAAACGATTTTCCAGACGCTGGAACGTCTCCACCTGAACGCCGAAATTCTGCAAAACGAAGCCGGACGCATTTCCGGAGGAGAAAAACAACGTATTGTTATCGCCCGGGCTCTTCTGTTGAACAAATCCATCTTTATTGCCGACGAAATTACATCCGCACTGGATCCGGAAAGTAAACAGGCTGTAATGAAAGAACTCTTCCGGAAAGAGATTACTCTTCTTTCCGTTTCCCACGATCCTGACTGGATAAATGCCTGTTCACGAATCATCGAAATCCATAATCAAAAGCTGACAGAGGCCGAAACATGATCGTTGATATGAACACCGCCTCCACATGCTCCATGTTCGCCCTGCTGCTCATCCCCACCGGCATCTTTCTCTGGCTCAACCTGGGCCTTGTCCGCGAAACGCTTATATCCGCAGTCCGGATGACCATTCAGCTCCTGCTGGTCGGGATCTATCTTAAATATATTTTCCAGCTCAACAACGGCTTTATAAATTCAGCCTGGGTCCTGATTATGATGATTGCCGCCAACGCCAGCGTCCTCGAAAAAGCCGGCTTAAAACGAAAACTGTTTTTCTGGCGGACCCTCACAGGAATTGCGGTCAGCACCTTTGTGGTCAGCGCATGGTTCATTCTCGTTGCCATCCGCCCCGACCCGCTCTACGACGCTCGCTACATGGTCCCGATCATCGGAATGATTCTGGGCAACTGCCAGCGCAGCAACGTCATGAGCCTCGAACGATTTTTCAGCGGAATCCGCGCGAATGAACAGGAATTCATGACCTATCTCATGCTCGGCGCCACTCTTCATGAAGCGATTCGTCCCTATCTGCGCGCATCGCTGAAAGCCACCATCAACCCCTCGCTTTCCACCATGGCCACCATGGGCATCGTCTCCCTTCCCGGCATGATGACCGGCCAGATTCTCGGAGGAGCCCTGCCCATACCCGCCATCAAATACCAGATCGGGATTATGCTCTGCATTTTCACCGCCATGGTGATTGCCGCCCTCGTCAACATTCTGCTCAGCCTTCCCGTTGCTTTTGACGATCATCAACGGCTGAAAACCGGCATTTTCCAATAAGACGATCCAGGGACTATTTTTTCACACATTTAAATGTATGAAATCTGTTATATTCAAAATGTTATATATAAAAATTAATTTCATACATTCGAATGTATGAAATACACAGCACTCAATCAGCACCCTTCTTCTCCCGAATCCCGGCGATTCATTCTTCAAAATAACCTTCCAATAAAAAAAACAGAGCCGTACGTTTTCCACTAACCGGAGAACGTTTATGAATAAAAAAACATCGCGCGCAGTTATCGGCACATTGTCATTCATCGCTCTGGTCAGTATGGGGTTCGCCATAATGACAACCTTAAAAAACCGAACTGCAAAAGAAGAAATCCTGGAACTCAAAACACAGATTGCGAATATGAAAGCGGCCGTGCCGGACGCGTCCAGAGAACCGGCGGTCATCTATCTTACCGGAAGCGGTGACACCAATGAAATGATGACTCTGAAGTCACAGCTGGCAGAAAAAGAAGCATTACTGGCGGAATTCCAGTCCAGCACCAACCATCCGGCTCAACGTAACCGCGATAACCGCCCGTCTTTTGAGGAACGTATGGCTCAAATGAAAAAGGAGAATCCCGAAGGCTATGCCGAAATGATCAGGCGTCGGGAAGAACGCTCAAGCCAGATGCGTTATAATCTGGCGGAACGCACCGCGACATTTCTGGATATCGACACCTCATCCATGACTGAGGAGGAACGTACAAACCACGAACAGCTTATTGCAAACATGGCAAAAATCTGGGAAATGACAGCACTTTTTCAGGATCCGGAAGCTGCACCGGACCGGGAATCCATGCGCGAAATGATGGAAGCGGTCCGCGATACACGGCCCCTTCTCGAAGCAGAACGGGAAGTCATGTTCAAACAGCTCGGCTCCGATCTGGGATACGAAGGTGAAGATGCCGAAGCCTTCGCTTCATATATTGCTGAGATCTATGAAGCCACTACCCTGAACCTTCCGGGCGGGCGCGGCGGAGGGGGCCGCGGACGCTGATCATTTCTTCAACATCCGGAAAGCGCCGGACAATACAGGTTTGCACTATTTGCAGGTCCACGTATAATTCCGCGCTCATTTTTTAAACAGCCGCAGGCAAATCCACGGAGTTCCCTGTGGCCGTTAATTGTTGAAGGTTATCCATTTTCCAGAATAACCGTTAACCAATAACCGGAGTCGACAGACTCCAAGAGGAAGAATCATGTCCAGATCATACAATATCACGCTGCTTCCGGGCGACGGCATCGGTCCTGAAGTCATCGCGGAATCCGTAAAAGTGCTCGACGCCGTATCTGAAAAAGCCGGCTTCAGCCTCAACTATACCGAACAGAATGCCGGCGGCGCAGCCATCGATGCACACAACGATCCCATGCCCGATTCCGTGATCGAAACCTGTAAAGCGTCTGATGCCGTACTTCTCGGCGCGGTTGGCGGCCCGAAATGGGATGCGCTCACCGGAGCGATGCGTCCGGAAAGCGGTCTGCTCAAAATCCGCAAGGAACTCGGCGCATTTGCCAACCTGCGCCCGGTCACTGTTCCGGAATCGCTGGCGGAAAACTCCCCGCTTCGCCCGGAAACGGTTGCGGGCCTCGACCTCTTCACCGTTCGTGAGCTGACCGGCGGCATCTATTTCGGTGAACCCCGCGGTACTGAAGGCGAAGGTGATGAAAAAAAATCATGGAACACCATGGTCTACTCCGCAGGTGAAATTAAGCGTGTGGCACGCGTGGCTTTTGAATGGGCCCGTAAACGCCGCAATAAAGTGACCAGTGTCGACAAAGCCAACGTGCTGGATGTTTCCCGTCTCTGGCGCGACACTGTGATTGAACTTCACGCTGCAGAATATTCCGATGTGGAACTCGACCACCTTTATATCGACAATGCGGCCATGCAGATGGTCGTGAATCCGCGCCAGTTCGATGTCATTCTGACCGGCAATATTTTCGGAGATATTCTTTCCGATGCCTCAGCCACTCTCGGCGGTTCTCTCGGCCTGCTGCCATCTGCATCGGTCGGCGGTCCGGTCGGCATTTTTGAACCGGTCCACGGCTCTGCACCGGATATTGCGGGACAAGGCAAAGCGAATCCGTTTGCAATGATCCTGTCGGCCGCGATGATGCTGGACACACTGAATGAAAGCGAAGCCGCCAACGCGATCCGCACGGGGGTGGAGCAGGTTCTCGACAAAGGCTACCGCTCCGGCGATCTGTGGAAAGAAGGCAACACCCTTGCCTCCACCACTGAACTCGGCGATCTCGTGAAAGAAGCCGCTCTGACTGCACTCTGAAAATGAAGGACCGCACATTGTGCGGTCAACCGGCAGGAGCATTTCCGCCCGGCGACCTGAAGCACAACACCCGCAAACCGGGCATTGTGCTTTTTTATTGGTTCCGAAGTTCTGTGGAGCTGATGTCCGCACGGAACAGCTCTTCGGGAACCGGGATAAACAGCTCTTCAAATCCTTTCGGAATATCGACATGTTCCAGGGACTGAAAAACGCCGTTATGAAGCCGCCCGGCAACAATAAACCGGGTTGCCAGAATCTGGAATCTCCGCAGTAAAGCCGGTACATCAGGATGATATTTCGGATCAAGAAGCCGGATGGCGGTATCGTAGCCCATAGCAAACCAGGCTCCGGGAAAAAGCTCCGCCTTTTCAATAAATGTGGGAGAATGGGTCAATACTACCGGAAGATCGATTTTTGCAAGCCGGCGATAAATTTCATCGCGCTCCAGCGGAGGCTTATCGACATTTTTAACGGAAAGTTCCAGCAGTCCAACCCGCCCGCTCAGCCTTTCAGCGGCTTTCAGCAAACCCGTGTGTCCCTGATGAAGCGGATTGAAGGAGCCGGGATAAAGTAACATTTTTTTCGGCAGAGTTTCACACCCCGCCAGCACATAATCAATTTCGCCATCGAGCAGTTGCTGCAACTGATCAGCCATTCTCCACCCCCAGAAAACCGGCGAGCAGGCGAATGATGTGCTCACTCAGGACAACATCCTGTTCCGCCCGCGCTGCCGGCTCAAGATCGATTTTCCGGCAGACCGTCTTTTCCGCGGACTGGATGCAGACATAAGCGCGATCAGCCCCTTTACGTTTCCGATTGGTCTGCAGAGCTGCCGTGCAGGCGATTCCGAGCGTCCCCTTTTCCAGTGCCCGGGCCGCCATTTTCCGGGCGCATTCCCCGGAACAGGCGGATGCCGGCTTTTCCCCGATGAACACTTCGAGAGCTTCCGGACTGTAGGGAATATGGACATCAAGAACAAAACGCGAAGCGCCGGGATGGATCAGCATGGCATGTACTGCAGTAATTCCGCCGCCGGTCACGGCCCACACCGATCTATAGCCGCTGGCCTGAATACGTTCGATAAGTTCGTCTTCAATCATGGATAAAAAATAAGGCGCAACCGCCGATGCTGTCACGCCCTCGTTTTCCGATATTCGGAACTATTTTCAATCGATCACACTGACTTCTGTGATCGTGACCGGTTCAACCGGAACGTTCTGATAAAAGCCGGAATTTCCGGTTTTCACGCCTTTAATCTCATTCACAACATCCATACCGTCGACCACTTTACCGAATACGCAGTAGCCCCAGCCATCCTGTCCAGGATAGTTAAGAAATGCGTTGTCGTTGACATTGATAAAGAACTGCGCACTTGCACTGTGCGGGTCGGACGTACGGGCCATAGCAATGGTGCCGATATCATTTTTCAGCCCGTTATCGGCTTCATTTTCAACTGTATTGGGGGCGGCTTTCTGATTCATGTTTTCATCGAAGCCGCCACCCTGAATCATGAATCCATCCATAACACGATGGAATATAGTGCCGTTGTAGTGTCCGGACTCCACGTAGGCCAGAAAATTGGCCACCGTTTTAGGGGCTTTTTCAGCGTTAAGCTCAAGTTTGATATCGCCTTTGGAGGTTTTCATTAAAATCATAACAGTATCATTATTCCTTTCTTCCACTTCTGATTTTTTTGTAGAGGACGGAGCAGAGATTCCACTTGCTGTTTCAACCGGTCTGATCTCTTCCGCCGCAATTGTTTTACCGGCTGTTTCAGCCCGCTTTCCGGCAGGATCAACACTCACCGTTCGGCAGCCGAACATCAGTCCGGTGACAGAGATCAACAGCATTAAACGTTTCATTATCCACTCCTGATTAAGTTTACAGCAATGCGACGAAAAATATTGGTATGCCCGGGGGTTGTCGATAAAGTTTCCGCTCGTTTTTGGAAACCTCTATGCCTACCCGAAAGAAGAAAACTCAACGAATCATCCGTACTCTGCGGCGCACGGCCCGTCACCCGCTGGAGGCGGCCGGCTATACTTTTTTAAGCTGGGTCATCCCGTTCCTGCCGCGCAGATCAATCGTCGCGCTGTCCCGGTGCGCCGGACGAATGGCCCTATTACTGCCGATCCGGGAACGGCATATAGGGTTGAAAAATCTCGACGCCGTTTTCGGCGATTCCAAAACCGCTTCGGAAAAAAAAGAAATTCTACGCACCTCCATTGCCACATTCACGCAAACCATGTTCGATGTATTCTGGTTTTCGAAAAATCCCGAACACCGTATTCATCAGTATGTGAGCTTCAAAGCATCTCCTTTGGTGGATATTTTCTTTGAAGACAGAGCCTCCATCTGCATTACAGCCCATATGGGAAGCTGGGAGGTTCTCGGCCAGGCAACCGCCCTGCACGGCGCAAATCTGGCAAGTATCGCCGCAACGGTTAAGAACGAAATCGTTAACCGCATTCTGATTAAACAGCGTCAGAAAACCGGGCAGACCATTATTCCACAAAAGGGCGCACTGAAAACCCTCATTGCCCGGCTCCGGAAAAGGGGTAAGACCGCTTTTGTGCTGGATCAGCATACCAACCCGAAAGACGGCGGCATTCCGGTCGATTTTCTCGGTCTGCCGATGTCTGTTTCCCCGGCACCGGCCGCTCTGGCCTATCGCACCGGAACGCCCATTTTTTTCGGCTTCAGCATCCCTGAACCCGGCGGAAAATACCGGATTGAAATTACCGACATACTGGAACCTCCGCCCTTTGAAAAAGAGGCGGACACCGACCGCATTGTGCAGAAACTGACACAGGAAATTGAAGACCGGATTTCCGCACAGATCCTCAAATATCCTCAATTCTGGCTCTGGTCGTATAAACACTGGCGGAAACAAGCGGACGGCACCTATCCGCCGAACTATCCGGACTATTAAAAAACGTCGACTCGACCCGGCCGAATCCGTATGGTCTTGCGCAACTTTCAAGTGGATAGAATTCATGTCGGATGTCAACCGGATCAAAGAGCGGATTAATTTCTGCATCAAAGGAGAACTCTGGGAACAGATCCCGAAGTTTTTCGAAGAACTGCATCCCGCCGACATCGCCGAAATCATCAACCACGCTCCGTCCAGCAGCTACAAAAAGCTGTTCGAAATGCTTGATGATGACATTAAACCGGACGTACTGGCTGAACTTGATGACCAGACCGGATCGGACATTCTTGAAGAACTGACCGACGAAGAGATCTCCGACATTGTCGAAGAAATGGCGCCGGACGATGCGGCCGACGTACTGGGCGAACTCAAGGACGAGCAGCGCGAGGATATTCTCGGCCTCATGGAAAACGAGGAGTCCGATGAAGTCCGAGAACTCCTTCAATACGACGAGGAAACCGCCGGCGGTATTATGACCCCCGATTTCGTGGCAGTGCGGGCTGACATGACCGCCGCAGAGGCCACCGATTTCATCGGTTCACTGGACCTTGACGAACCGGTCTATTATGCTTACGTCGTTGATTCCGAAGGCCGGCTGACCGGCTGGATTCAGCTCTGGGAACTGCTCAAACACGGCAACCGCAGCCAGAGGCTGGCGGACCTGGCGGAATCCGAAACCATTTCCGTTTATACCGATACCGACCAGGAAGAGGTTGCCCGTCTTGCATCCAAATACGACCTCAGCGCCCTCCCTGTACTCGACTGGCAGAACAAACTTGTCGGCCGAATTACCATGGATGACATCATGGACGTCATTGAAGATGAGGCCTCGGAGGACATCTTCAAACTCGCAGGTTCCAGCGAATCCGAACTGGAATACACCTCCCCGCTGCATGCGTCTAAAAGCCGCCTTCCCTGGTTGCTGATCACGCTGGCCACCGGCTTTTTCAGCGTACTTCTGCTCAACAGCTATCACGCCTACCTTTCGTTTTCCCATACTGTAATTCTCGGCGCATTTGTTCCCGTAATTCTGGCCATGGGCGGCAACACCGGAATCCAGTCATCCACTCTGGTTATCCGGGGTATTGCGCTGGGTACCGCCCACACTAAAAACATTCCGAAAATTCTGCTCCATGAAATCACCGCCGGCGCCATTATGGGGGCGATCTGCGGTATCGTATTCGGCCTGTACGCCCTGTTCGTCATCGGACGGGAAGAGACCGCCTTCGGGCCGACCTACCTGGCCCTCACCGTGGGAAGCGCGCTTTTTTCAGCCATGGCATTTGCCGCGGTTTTCGGCGCAGTGGTTCCGGTTATCCTGAACCGGATGAGAATCGACCCTGCCGTTGCTTCCGGTCCCTTTGTAACTTCTTCAAACGATATTCTCGCTTTGCTGATTTATTATGGAGTGACCTTCCTGATGATCAGCCTGAGGAGCTGAAAGATCACCATGATTATTCGGGCCACAGCAATTCCGCTCGCGATTTACCCCTATTCCAGCACATCTCATATTGTCCATTGGCTGACCCGCTACCATGGAAAGATTTCAACACTGCTGAAAGGAGCGCTCCGCCTGAACAGCCGGTTTCTCGGTGAATATGAACTCTTCAGCACGTCCGAGCTGCTCTACTTCGCCAAATCCGGCAGCACCCTTTTCACGGCCAAAGAGTGCGCACTGCTTGAACGCAGAGGCACTTTCCGGACCAACTGGCGCGCCATGCAGTCGGCCTCCTACCTCGCAGCTCTGTTCAACAGCACCACGCCCGAAAACGCCCCCCACCCGGAACTGTTCGCCCTTTTCGAAGAACTGCTCGATCTCGCAGAAACCCATGGTCATCACCCGCATTTCATCCCTTGGGCCGAACTGAAATTCTGCGATGCCCACGGCCATGCCCCGAACTTTTCAAACTGCCTCCTCTGCTCCTCCACAGAATCCCTGAAATTCTGTGCATCTCAGGGCGGCACAGTCTGCTCCAGCTGTTCCAGAGAACAGAAACTGCCAACAGTTGAAAGTCCTCCCGATGTGCTTGCCGCCCTGCGTTCCTGGCAGCAGGCGGCTCATCCATCGACCGCAACCGCATCGGCTTTAAACGCGCAGCAACGTACAAACATAACCACGATTATCAGCACCTTTATGCTTTATCAGTTCAACATGAAGTCTGAATATCGCCAGAGCCTTATGGAGACCGTTAATGTTTAAAACACCCTTGCATGTGGGCGCACCGAATATCGGGGATCGTGAAGCCTTTTTTGAACTGGCCAATGCCATGTTTGACAAACGCTGGCTGACCAATAACGGCGAAACTGTTCAGGCCTTTGAGCGCCAGCTGGAACAATATACCGGCGCGAACCATGTTATCTGCACCTGTAACGGAACCCGGGCAATTGAAGTTGCGGCGAAAGCACTGGAACTGACCGGAGAGGTGATCATGCCGGCGAGCACATTCATTGCCTCTGCCCATGCACTGAGCTGGGTGGGCCTGAAACCGGTCTTTTGCGATATCGATGATTCCTTCTGCATTGATCCGGACCATGTCGAAGCACTGATCACCGAAAACACCACGGCCATCCTGGGCGTGCACCTTTATGGCCGGATCTGCAATAATGATGCCCTGCAGTACATTGCTGATAAATACAACCTGAAACTGTTCTACGATGCCGCCCACGCCTTCGGATGCTCCCGAAACGGAATCATGGCCGGCAACTTCGGTGAATGCGAAATTTTCAGCTTCCATGCCACAAAATATTTCAACACCTTCGAGGGTGGAGCTATTGCAACCAACGACCCCGAACTGGCAGAACGTATCCGACTCATCATTAATTTCGGATTTGCCGATACGGATACCGTCGTTACGCTGGGTACCAATGCCAAAATGAATGAAGTCTGCGCCGCCATGGGAATGGTTAATTTACAAATGATCGACAGCCTCAAAGAGACCGGCCGGCGGAACTACGAAGCCTACAAAAACCACATAGACCTGATCGACGGACTGGACCTTCTGACCTTCCCCGAAGAAGAGGCCAATAACTGGCAGTACATTGTGGTTATGGTGCAGGAAAACTATCCGCTGACCCGTGAC from Verrucomicrobia bacterium S94 carries:
- a CDS encoding ATP-binding cassette domain-containing protein produces the protein MIYFENITLAVPGKTLLKETGLRLASGDKAVVRGPSGCGKSSLLKSAAGALPITGKIRIDNIELNARTTAEIRSRISFIGQEPVLGAEKVRDALLLPFSYKIHRNKLPSDKTIFQTLERLHLNAEILQNEAGRISGGEKQRIVIARALLLNKSIFIADEITSALDPESKQAVMKELFRKEITLLSVSHDPDWINACSRIIEIHNQKLTEAET
- a CDS encoding AEC family transporter — encoded protein: MFIINSIAPIFILILLGKVLQKTGFMPEVFFKSLSRFVFWFALPSLLISSISEADLDFPTISKILLLFSLGTLFSMAFAWGISKILKLPDPKAGSFIQGAFRGNGAFVGLPVIAYSLGSIDASAELLGTVVLAPVVIVFNVLAVTVLLRYGKEKHTAGDSLTTFLLQMVRNPLIMSCVTGITLNLLDLHLPLFLNRSLEALGRAALPMILMSIGASLAVEKLKGAASPSLISSLIKVVVAPAIGFLLAGFFDLTTTEKMIAIFYLGCPTAGMSYVMAEVMGTDATLAARIIALSTLLAAITLPVIIAIGL
- a CDS encoding peptidyl-prolyl cis-trans isomerase, translated to MILMKTSKGDIKLELNAEKAPKTVANFLAYVESGHYNGTIFHRVMDGFMIQGGGFDENMNQKAAPNTVENEADNGLKNDIGTIAMARTSDPHSASAQFFINVNDNAFLNYPGQDGWGYCVFGKVVDGMDVVNEIKGVKTGNSGFYQNVPVEPVTITEVSVID
- the recO gene encoding DNA repair protein RecO — its product is MIIRATAIPLAIYPYSSTSHIVHWLTRYHGKISTLLKGALRLNSRFLGEYELFSTSELLYFAKSGSTLFTAKECALLERRGTFRTNWRAMQSASYLAALFNSTTPENAPHPELFALFEELLDLAETHGHHPHFIPWAELKFCDAHGHAPNFSNCLLCSSTESLKFCASQGGTVCSSCSREQKLPTVESPPDVLAALRSWQQAAHPSTATASALNAQQRTNITTIISTFMLYQFNMKSEYRQSLMETVNV
- a CDS encoding ABC transporter permease, which produces MIVDMNTASTCSMFALLLIPTGIFLWLNLGLVRETLISAVRMTIQLLLVGIYLKYIFQLNNGFINSAWVLIMMIAANASVLEKAGLKRKLFFWRTLTGIAVSTFVVSAWFILVAIRPDPLYDARYMVPIIGMILGNCQRSNVMSLERFFSGIRANEQEFMTYLMLGATLHEAIRPYLRASLKATINPSLSTMATMGIVSLPGMMTGQILGGALPIPAIKYQIGIMLCIFTAMVIAALVNILLSLPVAFDDHQRLKTGIFQ
- a CDS encoding dTDP-4-dehydro-6-deoxyglucose aminotransferase, with protein sequence MFKTPLHVGAPNIGDREAFFELANAMFDKRWLTNNGETVQAFERQLEQYTGANHVICTCNGTRAIEVAAKALELTGEVIMPASTFIASAHALSWVGLKPVFCDIDDSFCIDPDHVEALITENTTAILGVHLYGRICNNDALQYIADKYNLKLFYDAAHAFGCSRNGIMAGNFGECEIFSFHATKYFNTFEGGAIATNDPELAERIRLIINFGFADTDTVVTLGTNAKMNEVCAAMGMVNLQMIDSLKETGRRNYEAYKNHIDLIDGLDLLTFPEEEANNWQYIVVMVQENYPLTRDELIQKLEAHNVLARRYFWPGCHHMAPYSGSAEIGNDPLINTEKLNTGVICLPTGTAVTTESIDAVAGLLKTASEPATR
- the mgtE gene encoding magnesium transporter — its product is MSDVNRIKERINFCIKGELWEQIPKFFEELHPADIAEIINHAPSSSYKKLFEMLDDDIKPDVLAELDDQTGSDILEELTDEEISDIVEEMAPDDAADVLGELKDEQREDILGLMENEESDEVRELLQYDEETAGGIMTPDFVAVRADMTAAEATDFIGSLDLDEPVYYAYVVDSEGRLTGWIQLWELLKHGNRSQRLADLAESETISVYTDTDQEEVARLASKYDLSALPVLDWQNKLVGRITMDDIMDVIEDEASEDIFKLAGSSESELEYTSPLHASKSRLPWLLITLATGFFSVLLLNSYHAYLSFSHTVILGAFVPVILAMGGNTGIQSSTLVIRGIALGTAHTKNIPKILLHEITAGAIMGAICGIVFGLYALFVIGREETAFGPTYLALTVGSALFSAMAFAAVFGAVVPVILNRMRIDPAVASGPFVTSSNDILALLIYYGVTFLMISLRS
- the leuB gene encoding 3-isopropylmalate dehydrogenase — encoded protein: MSRSYNITLLPGDGIGPEVIAESVKVLDAVSEKAGFSLNYTEQNAGGAAIDAHNDPMPDSVIETCKASDAVLLGAVGGPKWDALTGAMRPESGLLKIRKELGAFANLRPVTVPESLAENSPLRPETVAGLDLFTVRELTGGIYFGEPRGTEGEGDEKKSWNTMVYSAGEIKRVARVAFEWARKRRNKVTSVDKANVLDVSRLWRDTVIELHAAEYSDVELDHLYIDNAAMQMVVNPRQFDVILTGNIFGDILSDASATLGGSLGLLPSASVGGPVGIFEPVHGSAPDIAGQGKANPFAMILSAAMMLDTLNESEAANAIRTGVEQVLDKGYRSGDLWKEGNTLASTTELGDLVKEAALTAL